From one Phocaeicola salanitronis DSM 18170 genomic stretch:
- the gyrB gene encoding DNA topoisomerase (ATP-hydrolyzing) subunit B: MSEELTPKGGNTYSASSIQVLEGLEAVRKRPAMYIGDISEKGLHHLVYEVVDNSIDEALAGYCTHIEVTINEDNSITVQDNGRGIPVDFHEKEKKSALEVVMTVLHAGGKFDKGSYKVSGGLHGVGVSCVNALSTHMITNVFRNGKIYQQEYACGKPLYPVKEVGTTDITGTRQTFWPDASIFTVTEYKYNILQARMRELAYLNKGITITLTDKREKEEDGSYKQEVFHSEEGVKEFVRFLNSTNTPLIDDVIYLNTEKQGVPIECAIMYNTGFRENLHSYVNNINTIEGGTHEAGFRTALTRVLKKYAEDSKALEKAKVEISGEDFREGLIAVISVKVAEPQFEGQTKTKLGNNEVSGAVNQAVGEALTYYLEEHPKEAKLIVDKVVLAATARIAARKARESVQRKSPMGGGGLPGKLADCSSRTPEECELFLVEGDSAGGSAKQGRSRQFQAILPLRGKILNVEKAMWHKAFESDEVNNIIQALGVRFGVDDSEDSKKANIDKLRYNKVIIMTDADVDGSHIDTLIMTLFYRYMPEVIQGGHLYIANPPLYKCSKGKVSEYCYTDEERQAFMQKYGDGTETGIHTQRYKGLGEMNPEQLWETTMNPETRILKQVSIENAAEADYIFSMLMGDDVAPRREFIEKHATYANIDA, translated from the coding sequence ATGAGCGAAGAACTGACCCCAAAGGGCGGGAACACGTATTCGGCAAGCAGCATCCAAGTGCTGGAAGGGCTGGAAGCCGTACGGAAACGTCCCGCAATGTATATCGGCGACATTAGTGAAAAAGGATTGCATCACTTGGTATATGAAGTGGTGGACAACTCTATTGATGAAGCCCTCGCCGGTTATTGTACCCACATAGAAGTAACCATTAACGAAGACAACTCCATCACCGTACAAGATAACGGACGCGGTATTCCGGTAGATTTCCACGAAAAAGAAAAGAAATCGGCGCTGGAAGTCGTAATGACCGTACTGCATGCCGGAGGCAAGTTCGACAAAGGTTCGTATAAGGTCTCCGGAGGTTTGCATGGCGTGGGCGTGTCGTGCGTGAACGCATTGTCCACACACATGATAACCAATGTCTTCCGGAACGGAAAAATCTACCAGCAAGAATATGCATGCGGCAAGCCGCTTTATCCGGTAAAAGAAGTCGGAACGACCGACATCACCGGAACACGGCAGACTTTCTGGCCTGACGCGTCGATATTCACCGTTACCGAATACAAATACAACATCCTTCAGGCACGTATGCGCGAACTGGCATACCTGAACAAAGGCATTACGATTACCCTGACCGACAAGCGCGAAAAAGAAGAAGACGGCTCGTACAAACAGGAAGTATTCCATTCGGAAGAAGGAGTGAAAGAGTTCGTGCGCTTCCTCAACTCGACCAATACCCCGCTTATCGATGACGTGATTTACCTCAACACCGAAAAGCAAGGCGTCCCCATCGAATGCGCCATCATGTACAACACGGGCTTCCGCGAGAACCTGCATTCGTATGTAAACAACATCAATACCATCGAAGGCGGTACACACGAGGCCGGCTTCCGCACCGCATTGACCCGCGTATTGAAGAAATACGCCGAAGACAGCAAAGCGTTGGAAAAAGCCAAGGTAGAAATATCGGGCGAAGACTTCCGTGAAGGCTTGATAGCCGTCATTTCGGTAAAGGTGGCAGAACCCCAATTCGAAGGGCAGACCAAAACCAAGCTGGGAAACAACGAAGTAAGCGGAGCCGTCAACCAAGCCGTTGGCGAAGCCCTGACCTACTATCTGGAAGAACATCCGAAAGAAGCCAAACTCATCGTAGACAAGGTGGTGCTGGCAGCTACAGCACGTATCGCAGCCCGCAAGGCACGCGAATCGGTGCAACGCAAAAGTCCGATGGGCGGAGGAGGCCTTCCGGGAAAACTCGCCGACTGTTCCAGTCGCACACCTGAAGAATGTGAGCTGTTCCTTGTCGAGGGAGATTCTGCAGGCGGTTCGGCAAAACAGGGCAGAAGCCGCCAGTTCCAGGCCATCCTGCCTTTGCGAGGTAAAATCCTGAACGTAGAAAAAGCCATGTGGCACAAGGCGTTCGAGAGTGATGAGGTGAACAACATCATCCAGGCACTGGGTGTACGCTTCGGCGTAGACGACTCGGAAGACAGCAAGAAGGCAAACATCGACAAGCTGCGCTACAACAAGGTGATTATCATGACCGATGCCGATGTCGACGGCTCACACATCGACACCCTCATCATGACTTTGTTTTACCGCTATATGCCCGAAGTGATTCAAGGCGGACACTTGTATATCGCCAACCCTCCCCTCTACAAATGCTCAAAAGGGAAAGTCAGCGAATATTGCTACACCGATGAAGAACGTCAGGCATTCATGCAAAAATACGGTGACGGTACCGAAACCGGCATCCATACCCAACGCTACAAAGGTTTGGGAGAGATGAATCCGGAACAATTGTGGGAAACCACCATGAATCCGGAAACCCGTATCCTGAAGCAGGTCAGCATCGAAAATGCAGCCGAAGCCGACTACATCTTCTCCATGCTGATGGGCGATGATGTGGCTCCGCGCCGCGAATTTATCGAGAAACACGCTACTTATGCGAACATTGACGCATAA
- a CDS encoding DNA adenine methylase: MKRLYTYPAKPFVKWVGGKTQLLDDIKKTLPCDFSHRAEVTYVEPFVGGGAVLFWILQEYPNITRAIINDINSELICTYRVIKSDVEKLIVELTQIQSEYFALDEVARKNYYLLQREHFNKRNNSDIETAALFIFLNRTCFNGLYRVNSKGQFNVPHGRYTNPKICDADTLRADSAILQRVEILCGDFAQTGKYADENVLYYFDPPYRPLTETSAFTSYAKDGFDDAEQMRLRDFCEQIATRKSLFVASNSDPQNVDNGDNFFDHLYNRFSIKRVSAARMINSKGNGRGAISEIMISNVANAY, translated from the coding sequence ATGAAAAGGTTATATACATACCCGGCAAAACCATTTGTTAAGTGGGTTGGAGGTAAAACTCAACTCCTTGATGATATAAAAAAAACTCTACCTTGTGATTTTTCACATAGGGCGGAAGTGACTTATGTCGAGCCATTTGTAGGAGGGGGAGCAGTGTTGTTTTGGATTTTACAAGAGTACCCTAATATAACGAGAGCTATAATCAATGATATAAATTCAGAGTTAATCTGCACATATCGTGTAATAAAATCAGATGTTGAAAAGTTAATTGTTGAACTGACGCAGATTCAATCTGAGTATTTTGCACTTGATGAAGTTGCCAGGAAAAATTACTATTTATTGCAACGAGAGCATTTCAACAAAAGAAATAATTCAGATATTGAAACAGCTGCATTATTTATTTTTCTGAATCGGACTTGCTTTAATGGACTATATCGTGTAAATTCTAAGGGACAGTTTAATGTCCCGCATGGGAGATATACAAATCCCAAAATTTGCGATGCAGATACATTGAGAGCGGATTCTGCTATTCTACAACGTGTTGAGATTCTTTGTGGTGATTTTGCACAAACGGGTAAATATGCAGATGAGAATGTCTTGTATTATTTTGACCCACCATATCGCCCTTTAACAGAGACTTCTGCATTTACTTCTTATGCAAAAGATGGTTTTGATGACGCTGAACAGATGCGCTTACGTGATTTTTGCGAGCAGATAGCAACACGCAAATCTTTATTTGTGGCAAGTAATTCAGACCCTCAAAATGTAGATAATGGAGATAATTTCTTTGATCATCTTTACAATAGATTTTCCATTAAACGAGTTTCTGCTGCAAGGATGATCAATTCAAAAGGAAATGGACGCGGAGCAATTTCCGAAATAATGATTTCCAATGTTGCCAATGCTTACTGA
- a CDS encoding type II restriction endonuclease → MRNFDTWLAGFRPSIADYKYYVDFDKVFNNVEAIKIPLNILNSLIGSKNIEDEFRKILVQYPETLRCIPILLAKRELDIMAMDEEGQIDFHFDKPNCTNEDYVKFMRKTGLFDLMENHIVNNLVDYVTGIETGLDSNGRKNRGGHLMENLVESFLCKTGLVKGVDYFKEMYIHEIEAKWGIDLSSISNNGGAEKRFDFVVKGENIIYGIETNFYTSSGSKLNETARSYKTITMETKDLEYFKFVWFTDGCGWRSAKNNLKETFDVLEHLYNIADLENGIISKALV, encoded by the coding sequence ATGAGAAACTTTGATACTTGGCTAGCTGGTTTTAGACCTTCTATTGCCGATTATAAATATTACGTTGATTTCGATAAGGTTTTCAATAATGTGGAAGCTATTAAAATTCCACTCAATATCTTGAATTCGCTTATTGGATCTAAGAACATAGAGGATGAATTTAGAAAAATTTTGGTACAATATCCGGAAACTCTAAGATGTATTCCTATCCTTTTAGCCAAGCGTGAGCTTGATATTATGGCTATGGATGAAGAGGGACAGATTGATTTTCATTTTGACAAACCAAATTGCACGAATGAAGATTATGTCAAATTCATGCGAAAGACTGGTCTTTTTGATTTGATGGAGAATCATATTGTCAATAATCTTGTGGATTACGTGACCGGTATAGAAACGGGACTTGACTCTAACGGACGCAAGAATCGTGGTGGCCATCTTATGGAGAATCTTGTGGAGAGCTTTCTTTGTAAAACTGGGCTTGTGAAAGGCGTTGATTATTTCAAAGAAATGTATATCCACGAAATAGAGGCTAAATGGGGAATAGACTTGTCTTCGATTTCCAATAATGGTGGTGCAGAGAAAAGATTTGACTTTGTCGTAAAGGGTGAAAATATCATTTACGGAATAGAGACGAACTTTTATACTAGCAGTGGTTCCAAATTGAATGAAACGGCACGCAGCTACAAAACTATTACCATGGAAACCAAAGATTTGGAATATTTCAAGTTTGTTTGGTTTACTGATGGTTGTGGCTGGCGCAGTGCAAAGAATAATCTGAAAGAAACTTTTGATGTTCTGGAACATCTGTACAATATTGCGGATCTTGAAAATGGAATAATTTCAAAAGCACTTGTTTAA
- a CDS encoding helix-turn-helix domain-containing protein, which translates to MKGGKRCIYSNAYIGMIERAEKNITLCNIEKIAKALKIEIKKLL; encoded by the coding sequence ATGAAAGGCGGTAAAAGGTGCATTTATTCGAATGCTTACATAGGAATGATAGAACGTGCAGAGAAGAATATCACTCTCTGTAATATTGAGAAAATTGCTAAAGCTCTGAAAATTGAAATTAAAAAATTACTGTAA
- a CDS encoding DUF2795 domain-containing protein — protein sequence MYWTLELASKLEDAPWPATKDELIDYAMRSGAPMEVIENLQEMEDEGEIYESIEDIWPDYPSKEDFFFNEDEY from the coding sequence ATGTATTGGACATTAGAATTGGCATCAAAGTTGGAAGATGCGCCATGGCCTGCTACAAAGGATGAGCTGATTGATTACGCAATGCGTTCGGGAGCTCCGATGGAAGTAATTGAAAATTTGCAAGAAATGGAGGACGAGGGTGAGATATACGAAAGCATCGAAGATATTTGGCCCGATTATCCCAGCAAGGAAGACTTCTTCTTCAACGAGGACGAGTATTAA
- a CDS encoding O-methyltransferase has product MIRRDLFLRIANWCMRFRHRRGYGVHSPSDFFLITFVVYEDMPYYPFLSLHYLREDLEYLPHYREKTDKFLFRLANYWQPASMLEIGTGSGLQARYLAEAKRAPLLTLDDGQAKPEVAKFLSGCKNVAYEGGNILRLLDEALAGREYPELVHIGHTPYYKEAFERLLPQVTERTCMIIGSPYATREKKQWWKRVIADPRTGVTFDLYDVGLVFFDKKRVKEHRIVNFF; this is encoded by the coding sequence ATGATAAGAAGAGACCTGTTCTTGCGGATAGCCAACTGGTGCATGCGTTTCCGGCACCGGCGGGGGTATGGCGTGCATTCGCCGTCCGACTTTTTCCTGATAACGTTTGTCGTGTACGAAGATATGCCTTATTATCCTTTTCTGTCCTTGCATTATCTTCGGGAAGACTTGGAATACCTTCCGCATTACCGGGAGAAAACCGATAAATTTCTGTTCCGGCTCGCCAATTATTGGCAGCCCGCTTCGATGCTGGAAATAGGGACGGGAAGCGGTTTGCAGGCCCGCTATCTGGCAGAAGCCAAGCGGGCACCCTTGCTTACCTTGGATGACGGGCAGGCGAAGCCGGAGGTGGCAAAGTTTCTTTCGGGTTGCAAAAACGTGGCTTATGAAGGCGGAAACATCCTTCGCCTGCTGGATGAGGCTTTGGCTGGACGTGAGTACCCGGAACTGGTCCATATCGGACATACACCTTATTATAAAGAGGCGTTCGAGCGTCTGCTTCCTCAGGTGACGGAACGTACGTGCATGATTATAGGTTCGCCCTATGCCACACGTGAAAAGAAGCAATGGTGGAAGCGCGTGATTGCAGATCCGCGTACAGGAGTCACGTTTGATTTGTATGACGTTGGCCTGGTCTTTTTCGATAAGAAACGGGTGAAGGAACATCGTATTGTCAATTTCTTTTAA
- a CDS encoding cob(I)yrinic acid a,c-diamide adenosyltransferase, with the protein MKKSLIYTRTGDKGTTSLVGGVRVPKTHIRLEAYGTVDELNAQIGCLISLMEDGEHKETLKFVQHKLFTLGSYLATDASKTDLHAVSHILPEHVARLEQAIDEADASLPELHAFILPGGSLSASVCHVCRTVCRRAERRILALEEAGAECEIDENVKQFVNRLSDYLFILSRKLNQLTQHDEIYWDKSCK; encoded by the coding sequence ATGAAAAAAAGCTTGATTTATACACGTACGGGAGACAAAGGAACGACTTCGCTCGTAGGCGGGGTCCGTGTGCCGAAAACCCACATCCGGCTGGAAGCCTATGGGACAGTTGATGAACTGAATGCGCAAATCGGGTGCTTGATTTCCCTGATGGAAGACGGAGAGCATAAGGAGACGCTGAAGTTCGTACAGCATAAGCTTTTCACGTTGGGCTCTTATCTGGCTACTGATGCCTCGAAGACGGATTTGCATGCCGTAAGCCATATTTTGCCGGAGCACGTAGCACGCTTGGAGCAAGCCATTGATGAGGCGGATGCCTCTTTGCCTGAGTTGCATGCGTTTATCTTGCCCGGAGGCTCGCTTTCCGCTTCGGTATGCCATGTATGCCGCACCGTATGCCGGCGGGCCGAGCGGCGTATTTTAGCTTTGGAAGAGGCAGGTGCGGAATGTGAAATAGATGAAAATGTGAAGCAATTTGTCAACCGTTTATCCGATTATTTGTTCATTCTATCCAGAAAATTAAATCAATTAACACAGCACGATGAAATTTATTGGGATAAGAGTTGCAAATGA
- a CDS encoding DNA-methyltransferase: MPTAYYKSDNKDFTLLKGDCIELLHSFDFKFDMIFADPPYHLSNGGISVQSGKMVSVNKGDWDRSKGYEEDYLFDRSWIEACRNKLKSNGTIWISGTYHNIFSVARCLTELGFKILNCITWEKTNPPPNLSCKYFTHSAEYILWARKEQKVPHYFNYELMKKINGGTQMRDVWRLPAIVRWEKSCGKHPTQKPLCVLSRIIQASTLPSAWILDPFTGSSTTGIAANLLGRRFLGIDQNEEFLKMSKARREEINDTSKRTLYLEKLQKQAQLFEDKEISVLNESIALYGQDLPF; encoded by the coding sequence ATGCCAACAGCCTACTATAAATCAGATAACAAGGATTTTACTCTTTTGAAAGGAGATTGTATTGAACTGTTGCATTCTTTCGATTTCAAGTTCGATATGATTTTCGCAGATCCTCCATATCATCTATCCAACGGAGGAATCAGTGTTCAAAGTGGCAAAATGGTATCTGTAAATAAAGGTGATTGGGACAGATCAAAAGGCTATGAAGAAGATTATCTGTTTGATAGATCTTGGATTGAAGCCTGTCGGAATAAACTGAAGAGTAATGGCACAATTTGGATAAGTGGAACATATCATAATATTTTTTCCGTAGCCCGGTGCTTGACAGAATTGGGATTCAAGATTCTGAATTGCATTACTTGGGAGAAAACAAATCCCCCGCCAAATCTGTCATGTAAATATTTCACCCACTCGGCAGAATATATCCTTTGGGCACGTAAAGAGCAAAAAGTACCCCATTATTTTAATTATGAACTGATGAAAAAAATTAATGGTGGTACTCAGATGCGTGATGTTTGGCGATTACCAGCAATTGTACGATGGGAAAAATCTTGTGGTAAACATCCTACTCAAAAACCATTGTGTGTTCTTTCTCGTATTATTCAGGCATCGACCCTTCCCAGTGCATGGATTTTAGACCCATTTACAGGTAGCAGTACGACTGGCATTGCTGCCAATCTTTTGGGCCGTCGGTTCCTTGGCATAGACCAAAATGAGGAGTTCCTGAAAATGAGTAAAGCGCGTCGTGAGGAAATTAATGATACCTCAAAACGCACTTTGTATTTGGAAAAACTTCAAAAGCAAGCACAACTATTTGAGGACAAAGAAATCTCTGTTCTCAATGAATCTATAGCACTGTATGGGCAAGATTTACCATTTTAA
- a CDS encoding 4-alpha-glucanotransferase, with product MKFTFRIQYHTVWGEDLRVIFQNDETHVFPLSTRDGSNWQGSCDYLPSENERTIPYRYGVFRDDVCIRKELGVIPHTVYLGNAQQHRYIIDDCWRDLPAENYRYSSAFDEPHPTERPNRLSNNIGSCITFRALCPNLHAEGRVLGIIGSCNALGNWEYCRPIRMNEAAPNVWQLTLDAATLKSPFEYKFVAINEKTGAVEEWETRPNRLFQIQPIQRGETYLPAEAEVFFNRLPHRIAGTAIPVFSLRSEGSCGVGDFGDLKKFIAWAASTGQRAVQILPINDTTMTGTWMDSYPYNSISIYAFHPMYIDLRQLPELTDETDMKAFEKQRKMLNSMSSVNYEQVNQTKRKYLQAIFRQAGEQILAEPEYKAFFAKNEEWLIPYAAFSCLRDHYGTADFRQWGKDSVYHAGQARQMATSGSPFYPAMAFYYFLQYELHVQLSDACTYARSKGIIIKGDIPIGISRNSVEAWVEPYYFNMNGQAGAPPDAFSANGQNWGMPTYNWQIMEKDGYQWWKRRFQKMAEYFTAYRIDHILGFFRIWEIPYHAVHGLLGQFVPALPMSKDEIQSFGLNFDKEMMTRPYISDALLDSMFGTHAHEIRRTFLRRMQNGLYALRPEFNTQRKVQAYFAKTDEKASEEICEKLYSLISNVLFIADRDNPEMYHPRIGVQNDSVFRQLSMKEQEAFNRLYNHYYYERHNEFWYHEAMKKLPVLLQATPMLVCGEDLGMVPGCVPWVMNQLQILSLEIQRMPKKTGIEFGKLDEYPYLSVCTIGTHDMTTLRGWWKENPEQTGRFYYNELHHWGKVPEDAPGWLCEEILRHHLQCPSMLCILTWQDWTSMDETLRNPNIDAERINIPANPRHYWRWRMHITLEKLTGLSEFNQHIRQMIEESERMN from the coding sequence ATGAAATTTACGTTCCGCATTCAATACCATACCGTTTGGGGAGAGGACCTGCGGGTCATCTTCCAAAATGATGAGACACACGTATTTCCGCTTTCTACCCGCGATGGAAGCAACTGGCAAGGGAGCTGCGACTACCTTCCTTCGGAAAACGAACGCACAATCCCATACCGTTACGGAGTATTTCGGGATGATGTGTGCATCCGGAAAGAACTGGGCGTCATTCCACATACGGTTTATCTGGGCAATGCCCAGCAACACCGGTACATTATCGATGATTGCTGGCGTGACCTTCCTGCCGAAAACTACCGGTATAGTTCCGCCTTCGATGAACCTCATCCGACAGAACGGCCCAACCGGTTGAGCAATAATATCGGAAGCTGCATCACCTTCCGCGCCCTATGCCCCAACCTGCATGCGGAAGGAAGGGTGTTGGGAATCATCGGGAGTTGCAACGCCTTGGGGAATTGGGAATATTGCCGTCCGATCCGGATGAACGAAGCAGCCCCTAATGTATGGCAACTCACATTGGATGCGGCCACTTTGAAATCGCCTTTCGAATACAAGTTCGTAGCGATTAACGAGAAAACCGGAGCCGTGGAAGAATGGGAAACCCGCCCCAACCGTTTGTTTCAGATACAGCCTATCCAGCGGGGCGAGACGTATCTGCCTGCCGAAGCCGAAGTATTCTTCAACCGTCTTCCGCACCGTATCGCCGGAACCGCTATCCCAGTATTTTCCCTTCGTTCGGAAGGAAGCTGTGGAGTGGGAGACTTCGGAGACTTGAAAAAATTTATTGCTTGGGCGGCATCAACCGGACAGCGTGCCGTACAGATTCTTCCCATCAATGACACGACAATGACAGGCACATGGATGGATTCTTATCCTTATAACAGCATTTCGATTTATGCCTTCCACCCCATGTATATTGACCTGCGCCAGCTTCCGGAACTAACAGATGAAACAGATATGAAAGCGTTTGAAAAACAGCGCAAAATGCTTAACAGCATGTCATCGGTAAATTATGAACAAGTCAACCAAACGAAAAGAAAATATCTTCAAGCCATATTCCGACAAGCCGGAGAACAGATTTTGGCAGAGCCTGAATATAAGGCTTTTTTTGCCAAAAACGAAGAGTGGCTGATTCCTTACGCGGCATTTTCTTGTTTGCGTGACCATTACGGAACCGCTGACTTCAGGCAATGGGGAAAAGACAGTGTCTATCATGCAGGACAAGCCAGGCAAATGGCAACGAGCGGAAGCCCTTTCTATCCTGCGATGGCATTTTATTATTTCTTGCAATACGAGCTTCATGTCCAGCTATCGGATGCCTGCACGTATGCACGGAGCAAGGGGATTATCATTAAAGGAGACATCCCGATCGGCATCAGCCGCAATAGTGTAGAGGCATGGGTAGAACCTTATTACTTCAACATGAACGGACAAGCGGGCGCTCCCCCTGATGCATTCTCTGCCAACGGACAAAACTGGGGGATGCCGACTTACAACTGGCAAATCATGGAAAAAGACGGTTATCAATGGTGGAAACGCCGCTTCCAGAAAATGGCAGAATACTTCACCGCATACCGCATCGACCATATCCTCGGCTTCTTCCGTATTTGGGAAATCCCCTATCATGCCGTGCACGGCCTGTTGGGGCAATTCGTTCCTGCACTCCCCATGAGCAAAGATGAAATTCAAAGCTTCGGGCTTAATTTCGATAAAGAAATGATGACACGCCCTTACATTAGCGATGCGCTTTTAGATTCGATGTTCGGAACGCATGCCCATGAAATCCGCCGCACTTTCTTGCGCCGTATGCAGAACGGGCTTTATGCCTTACGTCCCGAATTCAATACGCAACGGAAAGTACAAGCCTATTTTGCAAAAACAGACGAAAAAGCAAGTGAAGAAATTTGCGAAAAACTTTACTCGCTCATCAGCAATGTGCTTTTCATTGCCGACAGAGACAATCCTGAAATGTATCATCCGCGCATCGGAGTGCAAAACGATTCTGTATTCCGACAGCTTAGCATGAAAGAACAAGAAGCGTTCAACCGTTTGTACAATCATTACTATTACGAGCGGCATAATGAATTCTGGTATCATGAAGCCATGAAAAAACTGCCTGTCCTGTTACAAGCAACTCCCATGTTGGTTTGCGGAGAAGATTTAGGCATGGTTCCGGGCTGCGTACCCTGGGTGATGAACCAGCTTCAGATACTTTCACTCGAAATCCAACGGATGCCCAAGAAAACAGGTATCGAATTCGGAAAGCTGGATGAGTATCCGTACCTTTCGGTTTGCACCATCGGCACACACGACATGACCACTCTCCGAGGGTGGTGGAAAGAAAACCCGGAACAAACCGGCCGCTTCTATTACAACGAGTTACATCATTGGGGGAAAGTACCGGAAGACGCTCCCGGATGGTTGTGCGAAGAAATACTCCGGCATCACCTGCAATGCCCGTCTATGCTTTGCATCCTGACGTGGCAAGACTGGACTTCAATGGATGAAACGCTTCGCAATCCGAATATTGATGCCGAACGGATTAACATTCCCGCCAATCCTCGCCACTATTGGCGCTGGCGCATGCACATCACCCTTGAAAAGCTGACGGGACTTTCCGAGTTCAACCAGCACATCCGCCAAATGATAGAAGAGAGCGAGCGAATGAACTAA
- a CDS encoding acyltransferase family protein yields MNKRVAEIDYLKCVFILLMIAFHLVFFSDKYPWVKQWVYTFHMPAFLILSGYLMRIEKRPDEFGRMMVWVLIPYLIMEAGYVVLSAVLPVREKVDGLSVGLLLDKLCLHPMGPYWYLHTFMLCGVAYYGVFHPRGKPGVVSRLIVLGVCYAILAECFRVVSLPNALYFLAGVAVRRGGVEFTSFFRPSFWAIVPLVWLSADAANLDRFTLGGAAIVYLIISLLLSVYPALPQKVKGGASYVGSHTLILLVFSPVFTMLSKALVPLLAFDPSGLVFLMVALGITVCGSFGLAWCLDRLHLSPYFWGKERMLQPFRT; encoded by the coding sequence ATGAACAAGCGGGTCGCGGAAATCGATTACCTGAAGTGCGTGTTCATCCTATTGATGATTGCGTTTCATCTGGTTTTCTTCAGCGATAAATATCCGTGGGTGAAGCAATGGGTCTATACGTTCCACATGCCCGCTTTCCTGATTCTTTCGGGGTATCTGATGCGCATCGAGAAGCGTCCGGACGAGTTCGGGCGGATGATGGTGTGGGTTCTGATACCTTATTTAATTATGGAGGCGGGGTATGTCGTCCTGTCGGCTGTCCTGCCGGTACGCGAGAAGGTGGACGGGCTGAGCGTCGGGCTGCTCTTGGATAAGTTGTGCCTGCACCCGATGGGACCTTACTGGTATCTGCATACCTTCATGCTTTGCGGAGTGGCCTATTATGGCGTGTTTCATCCGCGAGGCAAACCGGGCGTGGTGTCCCGTCTGATTGTATTGGGCGTATGTTATGCCATTTTGGCTGAGTGTTTCCGGGTGGTGTCGTTGCCCAATGCGCTTTATTTCCTGGCGGGAGTTGCCGTCCGGCGTGGGGGCGTGGAGTTTACTTCGTTCTTCCGTCCTTCTTTCTGGGCGATTGTGCCTTTGGTGTGGTTGAGTGCCGATGCGGCTAATCTCGACCGTTTTACGTTGGGAGGGGCGGCTATCGTTTATCTGATAATCAGCCTGCTTCTGAGCGTTTATCCGGCTTTGCCCCAAAAGGTGAAGGGGGGTGCCTCGTATGTAGGCTCGCACACCTTAATCTTATTGGTGTTTTCTCCGGTGTTCACCATGCTGTCCAAAGCGCTGGTCCCTCTCCTTGCTTTCGACCCTTCGGGGCTGGTGTTCCTGATGGTGGCGTTGGGGATAACGGTTTGCGGCTCGTTCGGATTGGCATGGTGTCTGGACCGCTTGCATCTTTCTCCTTATTTCTGGGGAAAGGAACGGATGCTTCAGCCTTTCCGGACGTGA
- the rpsT gene encoding 30S ribosomal protein S20, with amino-acid sequence MANHKSSIKRIRQAEKRRLHNRYYAKTMRNAVKKLRMTTDKTEAVAMYPNVQKILDKLAKRNIIHKNKAANLKSKLAAHIAKLA; translated from the coding sequence ATGGCAAATCACAAATCATCTATCAAAAGAATCAGACAAGCTGAAAAAAGAAGACTTCACAACAGATATTATGCAAAAACCATGCGTAACGCCGTGAAGAAACTTCGTATGACTACTGACAAGACAGAAGCAGTAGCAATGTATCCTAATGTACAGAAGATTTTGGATAAATTGGCAAAACGCAACATTATCCACAAGAACAAAGCTGCGAACTTGAAGTCGAAATTGGCTGCCCACATCGCTAAGTTGGCTTAA
- a CDS encoding ferritin — translation MISEKLQNAMNEQITAEMWSSNLYLSMSFYLQKEGFDGFAHWMRKQSQEELQHAYDLADYIAKRGGAAKVDKIDVVPQGWGSVLEVFEHVYNHECHVSELIDNLVNVASGEKDKASQDFLWGYVREQVEEEATAQGIVDKLKKCSDYAGILYLNDKLGARE, via the coding sequence ATGATTTCAGAAAAATTACAAAACGCGATGAACGAGCAGATCACGGCAGAGATGTGGTCTTCTAACTTGTATCTTTCAATGTCTTTCTATTTGCAGAAAGAAGGGTTCGACGGTTTCGCTCATTGGATGCGCAAACAGTCTCAGGAAGAATTGCAGCACGCATACGATCTGGCAGACTACATCGCAAAGCGTGGCGGTGCGGCAAAGGTAGACAAAATTGATGTGGTTCCGCAAGGTTGGGGAAGCGTACTGGAAGTGTTCGAACATGTGTACAATCATGAATGCCATGTCTCTGAACTGATTGACAACCTGGTAAATGTCGCTTCGGGCGAGAAAGACAAGGCTTCTCAAGATTTCTTGTGGGGATATGTCCGCGAACAAGTGGAAGAGGAAGCTACGGCTCAAGGCATCGTTGACAAGCTGAAGAAATGCAGTGACTATGCCGGCATCTTGTATTTGAACGATAAACTGGGTGCACGCGAATAA